A stretch of Halichondria panicea chromosome 1, odHalPani1.1, whole genome shotgun sequence DNA encodes these proteins:
- the LOC135334059 gene encoding E-selectin-like produces the protein MAVDEYEYYGISYDILSSSFPSVILFVACENETVVKFDSLTITLDSMETYQMESVNDITGTRITSSKPLSVFSGSECANVPQGIGACDHLVEQVPPTVTWGLKFLVASLEGRYSGERIRVLSARATSVAVNCNTDILVSEFQLQSGGSFREFELPISSFCSIESTSPVLVAQYAYGGESDGVGDPFMMIIPPIEQFTNNYLVESFTIFTSNYVTICLNGFVASLSETDEIVCTIITCPPSTTPSNGSVTYSAIANQNDTYAFDVVATYNCFAGFSIVGDNTRNCTGDGSSTTGAFAGIAPICAAITCPPLSNPTNGSVSYSNVPGQGNSYDFNVEATYSCDIGYSLVDNNTRTCTGDGSSTTGSFDGESPTCEVITCPRLSDPSNGTVTYNVESGNFEFGTQAIYSCDNGFSLVGNTTRTCTGDGSSTTSSFDGEAPTCEAIMCPALSDPINGEIDYDGGGISANNNQFQIPFGTMATYTCVIGFDPIGNDIRTCTGDGSSTTGAFSGIDPTCEPITCPPLMTPTNGTVSYSGVPTDVNGNLSFNVIATYSCDTGFALVDNRSRICTGDGMSVNCGFNGTAPTCDPITCPALAAPSSSSIDFGGASSDGNSNYAFDVVANYNCDIMDFLWLVIARERVLEMTVALLVLLMEQLQLVNQ, from the exons ATGGCAGTGGATGAGTACGAATATTATGGAATCTCGTATGATATCCTTAGTAGTAGCTTTCCTAGTGTGATCTTGTTTGTGGCTTGTGAAAATGAAACTGTTGTCAAATTTGATTCCTTAACAATAACACTCGACAGTATGGAAACCTATCAGATGGAAAGTGTTAATGATATCACAGGAACAAGAATAACAAGCTCCAAACCTTTGTCTGTGTTTAGTGGATCTGAGTGTGCTAATGTTCCTCAAGGTATAGGAGCTTGTGACCACCTGGTTGAACAAGTGCCTCCTACTGTGACATGGGGCTTAAAATTCCTCGTGGCATCTCTCGAGGGTAGATATTCTGGTGAACGTATTCGTGTTCTTAGTGCCCGAGCAACAAGTGTAGCTGTGAACTGTAACACTGACATATTAGTCAGTGAATTCCAGTTACAGAGTGGAGGGAGCTTCAGAGAATTTGAATTACCTATTAGCAGTTTCTGTAGTATTGAATCCACTTCTCCAGTACTGGTTGCCCAGTATGCATATGGTGGTGAGAGTGATGGCGTAGGAGACCCATTCATGATGATAATCCCTCCAATTgagcagtttacaaataaCTATTTAGTCGAGAGTTTCACTATTTTCACATCCAACTATGTCACGAT CTGCTTGAATGGATTTGTTGCTTCATTGTCTGAAACAGATGAAATTGTCTGTACCA TCATAACCTGTCCTCCCTCGACTACTCCTTCCAATGGCTCTGTGACATACAGTGCCATTGCTAATCAAAATGACACCTATGCTTTTGATGTGGTAGCTACCTACAACTGTTTCGCTGGGTTTTCTATTGTCGGCGACAATACAAGGAActgcactggagatggcagtagCACTACTGGTGCTTTTGCTGGTATAGCTCCAATCTGTGCAG CTATAACATGCCCTCCACTTTCAAACCCAACAAACGGCTCTGTGTCATATTCAAATGTGCCTGGTCAAGGCAACAGCTATGATTTCAATGTCGAGGCTACCTACAGTTGTGATATTGGATATTCACTAGTTGATAACAACACAAggacttgcactggagatggaAGTAGCACTACTGGTTCTTTTGATGGAGAAtcaccaacttgtgaag tcattaccTGCCCTCGCCTGAGTGATCCTTCCAACGGCACTGTGACTTACAATGTTGAGAGTGGTAATTTTGAGTTTGGAACGCAAGCAATATACAGTTGTGACAATGGATTTTCTCTGGTTGGTAATACGACCAGAACttgtactggagatggcagtagCACTACTAGTTCTTTTGATGGAGAAgcaccaacttgtgaag CCATAATGTGCCCTGCTCTAAGTGACCCAATTAATGGTGAAATAGACTATGATGGTGGAGGTATTTCAGCTAACAACAACCAATTCCAAATTCCTTTTGGTACGATGGCCACCTACACTTGTGTCATTGGTTTTGATCCGATTGGTAATGACATAAGAACGTGTACTGGAGATGGTAGTAGCACTACTGGTGCATTTAGTGGAATTGATCCAACATGTGAAC CCATAACCTGTCCTCCTTTGATGACCCCAACCAATGGCACTGTGTCTTATAGCGGAGTTCCTACTGATGTAAATGGCAACTTGTCGTTCAATGTAATAGCTACctacagttgtgacactgggtttgcTCTGGTTGATAACAGGTCAAGGATTTGCACCGGAGACGGGATGAGTGTCAATTGTGGCTTTAATGGAacagctccaacttgtgacc CTATAACCTGCCCTGCTCTGGCAGCGCCGAGTAGTAGCAGTATTGACTTTGGAGGAGCCTCATCTGATGGAAACAGCAACtatgcctttgatgtggtagCTAATTACAATTGTGATATAATGGATTTTCTCTGGTTGGTAATAGCTCGAGAACGTGTACTGGAGATGACAGTAGCACTACTGGTTCTTTTGATGGAGCaactccaacttgtgaac CAATAA
- the LOC135334220 gene encoding P-selectin-like, with the protein MGKFNCSCLNGFGALFSGSDEIVCKAITCPPTFAPINGSVTYNSTADENDTYAFDVVAYYNCDTGYSLVGDSTRTCTGNRNSNVGAFDGLSPNCEAITCPPLSNPTNGSVFYSNVPGQNNCYDFNVMATYNCDTGFSLVGDQTRTCTGDGNSTTGAFNRVSPICKPITCPALLFPNNGSIDFGGASPEENSTYAFNVVATYNCDTGFSLVGDQTRTCTGDGNSTTGAFDRLSPTCEPITCPALLFPNNGSIDFGGASHDENSTYAFNTVASYNCDTGFSLVGDQTRTCIGDGNSTTGAFNRVSPTCEPITCPALLFPNNGSIDFGGASPEENSTYAFNVVATYNCDTGFSLVGDQTRTCTGNSNSTTGAFDRLSPTCEPITCPALLFPNNGSIDFGGASHDENSTYAFNTVASYNCDTGFSLVGDQTRTCTGDGNSTTGAFNRVSPTCEPITCPALLFPNNGSIDFGGASPEENSTYAFNVVATYNCDTGFSLVGDQTRTCTGNSNSTTGAFDRLSPTCERKCILLF; encoded by the exons ATGGGGAAATTTAACTGTAGTTGCTTGAATGGATTTGGTGCCTTATTTTCTGGAAGTGATGAAATTGTCTGTAAAG CCATAACTTGTCCTCCCACATTCGCTCCAATCAATGGATCTGTGACATACAATTCTACTGCTGATGAAAACGACACCTATGCCTTTGATGTAGTGGCCTACTACaactgtgacactgggtacTCTCTGGTTGGTGACAGCACAAGAACTTGCACTGGAAATAGAAACAGCAATGTTGGTGCATTTGATGGACTATCTCCAAATTGTGAAG CTATAACATGCCCTCCACTTTCTAATCCAACCAACGGCTCCGTTTTTTATTCGAATGTGCCTGGTCAAAATAACTGCTACGATTTCAATGTAATGGCTACCTACaattgtgacactgggttttctCTGGTTGGTGATCAAACAAGGACgtgtactggagatggcaaCAGCACTACTGGTGCTTTTAATAGAGTGTCTCCAATTTGTAAAC CCATAACATGCCCCGCTCTGCTCTTTCCGAACAATGGCAGTATTGATTTTGGTGGAGCCTCACCAGAAGAAAACAGCACCTATGCTTTTAATGTGGTTGCTACCTACaattgtgacactgggttttctcttgttggtgatcaaacaAGGACgtgtactggagatggcaaCAGCACTACTGGTGCTTTTGATAGATTgtctccaacttgtgaac CCATAACATGCCCCGCTCTGCTCTTCCCAAACAACGGCAGTATTGATTTTGGTGGAGCCTCACATGATGAAAACAGCACCTATGCATTTAATACGGTTGCTAGCTACaattgtgacactgggttttctCTGGTTGGTGATCAAACAAGGACGTGTATTGGAGATGGCAACAGCACTACTGGTGCTTTTAATAGAGTgtctccaacttgtgaac CCATAACATGCCCCGCTCTGCTCTTTCCGAACAATGGCAGTATTGATTTTGGTGGAGCCTCACCAGAAGAAAACAGCACCTATGCTTTTAATGTGGTTGCTACCTACaattgtgacactgggttttctcttgttggtgatcaaacaAGGACGTGTACTGGAAATAGCAACAGCACTACTGGAGCTTTTGATAGATTgtctccaacttgtgaac CCATAACGTGCCCCGCTCTGCTCTTCCCAAACAACGGAAGTATTGATTTTGGTGGAGCCTCACATGATGAAAACAGCACCTATGCATTTAATACGGTTGCTAGCTACaattgtgacactgggttttctCTGGTTGGTGATCAAACAAGGACgtgtactggagatggcaaCAGCACTACTGGTGCTTTTAATAGAGTgtctccaacttgtgaac CCATAACATGCCCCGCTCTGCTCTTTCCGAACAATGGCAGTATTGATTTTGGTGGAGCCTCACCAGAAGAAAACAGCACCTATGCTTTTAATGTGGTTGCTACCTACaattgtgacactgggttttctcttgttggtgatcaaacaAGGACGTGTACTGGAAATAGCAACAGCACTACTGGAGCTTTTGATAGATTgtctccaacttgtgaacgtaagtgcATACTTCTATTTTGA
- the LOC135333963 gene encoding CUB and sushi domain-containing protein 3-like, producing MTYRIVTLTLSIVIITFAHKKAFCNAQITDVTLSSAGNKFVVGFPRNFDHEAEQLFLFITNPESSAVSFTVTPIDSSGNVSTSSITINIPLNFEVVSVDERNKGILVEANGNISVYGLSYDSGSADAYLALPCTIMAVDEYEYYGISYVPFCSVILLVACENETVVKFNSVTITLNSLETYQFESSTQDLTGTRITSSKPLSVFSGSDCANIPQDINYCDHLVEQVPPTVTWGSKFLVASLKGRSSGERIRVLSARAASVAVNCNTNVSVSEFQLQSGGSYREFEILINSFCSIESTSPVLVAQYAYGSESDGVGDPFMMIIPPIEQFTNNYLVESFTNFSSNHVTVYVSSEFFQTAQIFLDNSIVTDWRNVVCASGEICGHISRTNVPTGAHSVRHQNSSAVLGVSVYGFSSSNSSDSYGYPGAMRLSPIHCNCGQNSICLNNMGQFNCSCLNGFGAQLTGTDEFTCNAITCPPSTAPSIGSVTYSATADENNTYAFDVVATYNCFAGFSLVGDNTRNCTGDGSSTTGAFAGIAPICAAITCPPLSNPTNGSLSYSNVPGQNNSYAFNVEATYSCDTGFSLVDNNTRTCTGDGSSTNGSFDGEAPTCEVITCPPPSDPVNGAVVYNSDLEFGSQAIYNCNTGFFLVGNTTRTCSGDSSNTTGYFDGEAPTCEVITCPPLNHPSNGSVLYNIDLEFGTPAMYSCDNGFSLVGNTTRTCTGDGSSITGSFDGEAPTCEAITCFALSDPMNGHVDYEGISSNNNQFQIPFGTMATYTCVIGFALIGNDIRFCTGDGSSTTGAFSGIDPTCEPITCPPLMSPTNGTVSYGGVATDVNGNFTFNVMATYSCDTGFSLIDNSSRTCTGDGMSVNGGFNGTAPTCDPITCPAVAASSSGSIDFGGASSDGNSNYAFDVVANYNCDNGFSLVGNSSRTCTGDGSSTTGAFDGAAPTCEPITCPGVLIPNNGNIDFDGASLDENGTYIFAVVATYSCDTGFYLVGNDSRTCTGDGSSIIGTFDGSASTCQLITCPPLTIPFNGAVTYNSTADENGNYDFYVMATYNCDTGFFLVGDNSTTCIGNGSSITGAFKGLVPICESITCPSLSNLSNGSLSYSNVPDQNNSYAFKVEVTYSCNSGFALVGNKTRNCSGDGSSTTGYFDASAPTCKAITCSPIADPINGTVIYSTEADGLGNYVFNVTANHSCDTGFDLVGNNPRTCSGDGSSITGAFDGEDLKCEVLVASFASLILGVVIPVVSVVAVLALVVLGGAVYGYIQVISHLLKLKKSETGTAKLL from the exons ATGACCTACAGAATTGTTACATTGACCCTGTCCATAGTCATAATCACATTTGCTCACAAGAAAGCATTCTGTAATGCCCAAATCACAG ATGTGACCCTATCAAGTGCTGGCAACAAATTTGTGGTCGGTTTCCCCAGAAATTTTGATCATGAAGCAGAACAGTTGTTCTTATTTATAACAAACCCAGAGTCAAGTGCTGTTAGCTTTACAGTCACTCCAATTGATAGCAGTGGGAACGTTTCAACATCTTCAATTACTATAAACATACCATTAAATTTTGAAGTTGTATCTGTCGATGAAAGGAACAAGGGGATCCTTGTTGAAGCTAACGGAAACATCAGTGTGTATGGGCTGTCTTACGATTCTGGTTCTGCAGATGCCTATTTAGCATTACCATGTACTATAATGGCAGTGGATGAATACGAATATTATGGAATCTCCTATGTACCCTTTTGTAGCGTTATTTTGTTGGTGGCTTGCGAAAATGAAACTGTTGTCAAATTCAATTCTGTAACAATAACACTCAATAGTTTGGAAACGTATCAGTTTGAAAGTAGTACTCAGGATCTCACAGGAACAAGAATAACTAGCTCCAAACCTTTGTCTGTGTTTAGTGGATCTGATTGTGCTAATATTCCTCAAGATATAAACTACTGTGATCACCTGGTTGAACAAGTGCCTCCGACTGTGACATGGGGCTCAAAATTCCTCGTAGCATCTCTCAAGGGTAGATCTTCTGGTGAACGTATTCGTGTTCTTAGTGCCCGAGCAGCAAGTGTAGCTGTGAACTGCAACACTAACGTATCAGTCAGTGAATTCCAGTTACAGAGTGGAGGGAGCTACCGAGAATTTGAAATACTTATTAACAGTTTCTGTAGCATCGAATCCACTTCACCAGTACTGGTCGCACAGTATGCATATGGTAGTGAGAGTGATGGCGTGGGAGACCCATTTATGATGATAATCCCTCCAATTgagcagtttacaaataaCTATTTAGTCGAGAGTTTCACTAATTTCTCATCCAACCATGTCACGGTGTATGTTTCTTCTGAGTTTTTTCAAACTGCACAAATATTTTTAGACAATTCCATTGTTACGGACTGGAGGAATGTTGTCTGTGCAAGTGGAGAGATTTGTGGCCATATAAGTAGAACAAATGTGCCTACTGGAGCTCATTCTGTCCGCCATCAAAACAGCTCAGCCGTTTTAGGTGTTTCAGTGTACGGATTCAGCTCTTCCAACTCTTCAGATTCTTATGGTTACCCTGGAGCCATGAGGTTATCTCCCATACATTGCAACTGTGGTCAAAATTCTATTTGTTTGAATAACATGGGACAGTTTAATTGTAGCTGCTTGAATGGATTTGGTGCTCAATTGACTGGAACTGATGAATTCACCTGTAATG CCATAACCTGTCCTCCATCTACTGCTCCTTCCATTGGCTCTGTGACATACAGTGCCACAGCTGATGAAAATAACACCtatgcctttgatgtggtagCTACCTACAACTGTTTCGCTGGATTTTCTCTTGTCGGCGACAATACAAGGAActgcactggagatggcagtagCACTACTGGTGCTTTTGCTGGTATAGCTCCAATCTGTGCAG CTATAACATGTCCTCCACTTTCTAATCCAACAAACGGCTCTCTGTCTTATTCGAATGTGCCTGGTCAAAACAACAGCTATGCTTTCAATGTCGAGGCTACCTACAGTTGTGATACTGGATTTTCACTAGTTGACAACAACACAAggacttgcactggagatggaAGTAGCACTAATGGTTCTTTTGATGGAGAAgcaccaacttgtgaag tcattaccTGCCCTCCCCCGAGTGATCCTGTCAATGGCGCTGTGGTTTACAACAGTGATTTAGAGTTTGGATCGCAAGCTATCTACAATTGTAACACTGGGTTTTTTCTAGTTGGTAATACGACCAGGACTTGTAGTGGAGATAGCAGTAACACTACTGGTTATTTTGATGGAGAAgcaccaacttgtgaag tcattaccTGCCCTCCCCTGAACCATCCTTCCAATGGCTCTGTGCTTTACAACATTGATTTAGAGTTTGGAACACCAGCAATGTACAGTTGTGACAATGGATTTTCTCTGGTTGGTAATACGACCAGGACttgtactggagatggcagtagTATTACTGGTTCTTTTGATGGAGAAgcaccaacttgtgaag CCATAACCTGCTTTGCCCTAAGTGACCCTATGAACGGCCATGTAGACTATGAAGGTATTTCTTCTAATAACAACCAATTCCAAATTCCTTTTGGTACGATGGCCACCTACACTTGTGTCATTGGGTTTGCTCTGATTGGTAATGACATAAGATTttgcactggagatggcagtagCACTACTGGTGCATTTAGTGGAATTgatccaacttgtgaac CTATAACCTGTCCTCCTTTGATGAGCCCAACCAATGGCACTGTGTCTTATGGCGGAGTTGCTACTGATGTAAATGGCAACTTTACGTTCAATGTAATGGCTACctacagttgtgacactgggttttctCTGATTGATAACAGCTCAAGGACTTGCACCGGAGATGGAATGAGTGTCAATGGTGGCTTTAATGGAacagctccaacttgtgacc CTATAACCTGCCCTGCTGTGGCAGCGTCAAGTAGTGGCAGTATTGATTTTGGTGGAGCCTCATCTGATGGAAACAGCAACtatgcctttgatgtggtagCTAATTACAATTGTGATAATGGATTTTCTCTGGTTGGTAATAGCTCGAGGACgtgtactggagatggcagtagcactactggtgcttttgatggagcagctccaacttgtgaac CCATAACTTGCCCTGGTGTGCTCATACCGAACAACGGCAATATTGACTTTGATGGCGCCTCACTTGATGAAAATGGCACATATATTTTTGCTGTGGTGGCTACctacagttgtgacactgggttttaTCTGGTTGGTAACGACTCACggacttgcactggagatggcagtagTATTATTGGTACTTTTGATGGGTCGGCTTCAACTTGTCAGC TTATCACCTGCCCTCCGTTGACTATTCCTTTTAATGGTGCTGTGACGTACAATTCTACTGCTGATGAAAACGGCAACTATGATTTTTATGTGATGGCTACCTACAATTGTGACACTGGCTTTTTTCTGGTTGGTGACAACTCAACAACTTGCATTGGAAATGGCAGTAGCATTACTGGTGCCTTCAAAGGCCTAGTTCCAATATGTGAAT CTATAACATGCCCATCACTTTCCAATCTATCCAACGGCTCTCTGTCTTATTCGAATGTGCCTGATCAAAACAACAGCTATGCTTTCAAAGTCGAGGTTACCTACAGCTGCAACTCTGGGTTTGCTCTGGTTGGTAACAAGACAAGGAATTGCTCTGGAGATGGTAGTAGTACTACTGGCTATTTTGATGCGTCTGCTCCAACTTGCAAAG CAATAACATGTTCTCCTATTGCCGACCCAATTAATGGGACTGTAATCTATTCTACTGAGGCTGATGGTTTGGGAAATTATGTGTTCAATGTGACGGCTAATCacagttgtgacactgggtttgaTCTGGTTGGTAACAACCCAAGGACTTGCAGTGGAGATGGAAGTAGCATTACCGGTGCATTTGATGGAGAGGATCTGAAATGTGAAG TTTTAGTTGCCTCTTTTGCATCACTTATCCTCGGTGTTGTCATACCTGTTGTGAGTGTGGTGGCTGTACTAGCTCTAGTTGTACTGGGTGGAGCTGTCTATGGATACATTCAAGTGATAAGCCATCTGTTGAAGTTAAAAAAGTCTGAAACCGGGACTGCTAAACTACTGTAA
- the LOC135334141 gene encoding E-selectin-like, with protein MATYNCDTGFFLVGDNSTTCTGNGSNITGAFDGLVPICEAITCPPLSNPTNGSVSYSNVPDQNNSYVFNVMATYRCNSGFALVGNNTRNCSGDGSSITGAFDGEDLKCEVLVASSASLIRDVVIPVVSVVAVLALVVLGGAVSVWIHSSDKPSVEVKKA; from the exons ATGGCTACCTACAATTGTGACACTGGATTTTTTCTGGTTGGTGACAACTCAACAACTTGCACTGGAAACGGCAGTAACATTACTGGTGCCTTCGATGGCCTAGTTCCAATCTGTGAAG CTATAACATGCCCACCACTTTCCAATCCAACCAACGGCTCTGTTTCTTATTCGAATGTGCCTGATCAAAACAACAGCTATGTGTTCAATGTAATGGCTACCTACAGATGCAACTCTGGGTTTGCTCTGGTTGGTAACAACACAAGGAATTGCTCTGGAGATGGCAGTAGCATTACTGGTGCATTTGATGGAGAGGATCTGAAATGTGAAG TTTTAGTTGCCTCTTCTGCATCACTTATCCGAGATGTTGTCATACCTGTTGTGAGTGTGGTGGCTGTACTAGCTCTAGTTGTACTGGGTGGAGCTGTCTCAGTATGGATACATTCAAGTGATAAGCCATCTGTTGAAGTTAAAAAAGCCTGA
- the LOC135334304 gene encoding P-selectin-like — protein sequence MATYSCDTGFSLIGNTTRNCFGDGSSIIGDFDGSAPLCEVYSADADGLGNYVFNVTANHSCDTGFFLVGDSSKTCTGDGSSITGAFDGEAPTCEPAKCPALTVINGLISYTPDISADFDVGTQAYHDCDYGYTLSGATVLTCTQGNPNDITGVWDLPFPTCDLDPPVITLQPMSTGVGEGASVTFNVSASSGDGILNYQWLKNGFQIPGETSSTLVLSSVMDDDEGAYSVNVTNSLLSTSSDIATLTVVITCPPLTIPSNGSVTYNSTADENGNYAFSVVATYSCDTGFFLVGDNSTTCIGVRNSTTIGVFDGLAPICEAITCPPLSNPSNGSLSYSNVPDQNNSYGFNVEVTYSCDTGFALVGNKTRTCTGDGSSTNGTFSGSDPTCERE from the exons ATGgctacctacagctgtgacactggatTTTCTCTGATTGGTAACACCACAAGGAATTGCTTTGGAGATGGCAGTAGCATTATTGGTGATTTTGATGGGTCGGCACCATTGTGCGAAG TCTATTCTGCTGACGCTGATGGTTTGGGAAATTATGTGTTCAATGTGACGGCTAACCACAGTTGTGACACCGGTTTTTTTCTGGTTGGTGACAGCTCAAAgacttgcactggagatggcagtagCATTACTGGTGCTTTTGATGGAGaggctccaacttgtgaac CTGCCAAGTGTCCTGCACTGACTGTGATTAACGGTCTAATCAGCTATACTCCGGACATTTCTGCTGACTTTGACGTTGGTACGCAAGCCTATCATGATTGTGACTATGGCTACACTCTGTCTGGAGCCACTGTGCTCACTTGTACTCAAGGCAACCCGAATGACATCACCGGTGTTTGGGATCTACCTTTTCCTACTTGTGATT TGGACCCTCCTGTGATCACTTTGCAGCCGATGAGTACAGGAGTGGGGGAGGGTGCTAGTGTCACTTTTAATGTATCAGCATCTTCGGGGGATGGTATTCTCAACTATCAGTGGCTGAAGAATGGGTTTCAGATACCAGGAGAAACATCCTCCACTCTGGTACTCTCTTCTGTCATGGATGATGATGAGGGAGCTTATAGTGTCAATGTCACCAACAGCCTCTTGTCAACCTCATCCGATATTGCTACACTGACAGTtg TCATCACCTGCCCTCCGTTGACTATTCCTTCCAATGGTTCTGTAACATACAATTCTACTGCGGATGAAAATGGCAACTATGCATTTAGCGTGGTAGCTACctacagttgtgacactgggtttttTCTTGTTGGTGACAACTCAACAACTTGCATTGGAGTTAGAAATAGCACTACTATTGGTGTATTTGATGGATTAGCTCCAATCTGtgaag CCATAACATGCCCACCACTTTCCAATCCATCCAACGGTTCTCTGTCTTATTCGAATGTGCCTGATCAAAACAACAGCTACGGTTTCAATGTCGAGGTTACCTACAGTTGTGATACTGGGTTTGCTTTGGTGGGTAACAAGACAAggacttgcactggagatggcagtagCACTAATGGTACATTTAGTGGAAGTgatccaacttgtgaacgtgAGTGA
- the LOC135342326 gene encoding E-selectin-like, whose translation MATYRCDTGFSLVGNSTRTCTGDGSSTTGEFGGVTPTCEAITCSAAPSPNNGRTDFSGSSAENDTYAFDVVATYSCDTGFYLVGNSSRTCTGDGSSTTGAFDGEAPFCEGITCHLMTSPNNGTISYNTTSNTFSIIHFNETATYKCDPGFSLIGNNSRTCTGDGSSIIGAFDGKTPSCERESMHAFVDGYFSYCLDPTSHNLSHCAVTKQRQYYIRRSFT comes from the exons ATGGCTACCTACAgatgtgacactgggttttctCTGGTTGGTAATAGTACAAGGACATGTACTGGAGATGGTAGTAGCACTACTGGTGAATTCGGTGGAGTgactccaacttgtgaag CAATAACTTGTTCTGCTGCGCCCTCACCAAACAACGGCAGAACTGACTTCAGTGGATCCTCAGCTGAAAACGACACCtatgcctttgatgtggtggctacctacagttgtgacactgggttttaTCTGGTTGGTAATAGCTCGAGAACATGTACTGGAGATGGTAGTAGTACTACTGGTGCTTTTGATGGCGAAGCACCATTTTGTGAAG GTATAACTTGCCATCTTATGACAAGTCCAAACAACGGAACAATTTCTTACAATACCACATCAAATACATTCAGCATAATACACTTTAATGAAACGGCTACTTACAAGTGTGACCCTGGTTTTTCTCTAATTGGTAACAACTCAAGGACGTGTACTGGCGATGGCAGTAGCATTATTGGTGCTTTTGATGGAAAAACTCCATCTTGTGAACGTGAGTCTATGCATGCTTTTGTTGATGGATATTTTAGTTACTGTCTCGATCCCACCAGCCATAACCTGTCCCACTGTGCCGTCACTAAACAACGGCAATATTACATTCGGCGGAGCTTCACCTGA